The sequence below is a genomic window from Microbulbifer hydrolyticus.
ACCGCATCGGATTATCCTCCTGTTTGTGGGGATATGGACGCATATAAATTTTGCTATAGATTCAGGTTGTCGATGAATGTGCTGAAAACTCGGGTGAGTTGAGCCGCAAAGGAAATCACGTGCTGCGGCCTGAAGAAGTGTCTGCGGTGAGAGGAATCGCTGGCTGGACAGGAGGAGGGGCCTTCCCGGGCGAGGCCGGGCTATTGGCGGAGCAGGGGATCAGCGGAAGGCTACGCAGGCCGGGTTCCTCACCCGTAAAACGGCCTTCTGGTCGAACGCAGCTTTATACGCTTGGATCACCGCAGTGATGGACTCCTCAGCATTTGAGTTGCCGGGGTGAACCAGAGACAGGACGTAGCTTCCCTCGCGCATAATAGTGCCGGACCCGGATCTCCATTGTCCGGTCGCCTGCAGCACGGTTAGCCCTTCTGGAAAGTGTTGTGTAAGTACCTCGTCGAGAAACCGGGTCCACTCCGCTTCGGTTACCGCCGGGCGCGCGCTGTCGATCGTCGCAGTACCGAAATACAGCAGGTCGTGGAATTGCAGGGTTTCCCCCGGCCGGCAGCGCTGCGCGGGCTGGCTACTGCAAGCCGCGAGCACCGGAAGCATCAACATGGCGGCCAATACTTTCAATCCAGGCAGCCGAATATGTGGGGTGCTATCGGCAGGGTTTATTCCGGTCAAAACTGTTTTCATTGTTAGGCTTAACGGTAGGAACCTGTGTCTCAAATGCATCTGGGGCTGTCCGATTGCTGCCAATGAGGGAAGTTCGTGAGGTAATTTCCTGTCTCAAGCATAGAGTGGCGCCTATTACTTCTCGCTTTGCAGAAACTACGTACCCATTCTAATAAATTGGCGTAGGGCGGCCGTAGCTGGTTCGTGTGGATGCCGGTTGCGAGACCGACCCTGCTACCCCGTATACTTGCTGGCCCTGTATACAAGTAGAAGTTTATGTCGAAAAACACTCCCCCACTCGGTAGCCCGCATAACGGCACGCCTTCGGAAAATAACGCCGCGAACATGAGTGCGCGGGAGATGATGATCTCCCTCTGGCAATTTATGCGGCCTTACAAGAAGGTGCTTTTCGGCGCGGGCGTGGCACTTGTGTTCACTGCGGGCATCACCCTTGCCATTGGCCAGGGCGTGCGCCTGCTCGTGGATCAGGGGCTTACCGGGGATTCCAGTGAGGCCCTTGCCCATGCCGTCCTCGTCCTGCTGGTACTGGCCGGGCTGATGGCGCTCGGTACCTATGCGCGCCACTATCTGGTTTCCTGGCTCGGCGAGCGCGTGGTCGCAGATCTGCGCAAGGCGGTGTTCGATCATATCGTTACCCTCCACCCGAGCTATTTCGAGACCAACCGCAGCGGCGAGATCATGTCCCGCCTCACCACCGACACCACACTGCTGCAACATATCATCGGCACTTCCTTTTCCATGGCCCTGCGCAGTTCGCTGATGTTTGTGGGTGCATTGATTTTGTTACTGTTCACCAACCTGAAGCTGAGCCTGATTGTTTTGATTGGCGTACCGCTGGTGCTGCTGCCGATCGTGCTGTACGGCCGCCGGGTCAGAAAACTCTCGAAGGCCAGCCAGGATTCCATTGCGGACGTGGGCAGTTATGCGGGAGAAATCATCCAGCACATCAAAACCGTACAGAGTTACACCCGTGAAAGGGATGAGATGCGGGCGTTTGCCGCAGAAGTGGAAATTGCTTTTGATGTCGCCAAGCGGCGCATACGCCAGCGCTCCCTGCTGATCGCAGTGGTGATACTGCTGATGTTTGGTGCCGTGAGCGGCCTGTTGTGGGTGGGTGGCAACGATATGATCGCCGGGCGTATGAGTAGCGGGGACCTGGCGGCCTTTGTGTTCTATGCGGTGATGATGGGCTCCGCGGTGGCAACCATCTCCGAAGTATACGGCGAGCTGCAGCGGGCCACCGGCGCCACCGAACGCCTGATGGACCTCCTGCACGTGGAGTCACAGATTCCCGCCAGTACCGGTATGGGCGAAGCGGATCGGCCGTTCAGCGACGCTGGCGGACATGTGGTGTTCGACGGGGTGGATTTCAGTTACCCAACCCGGCCCGATCACCCCGCGATTCATCACCTGGACCTGGACGTACCAGCAGGCAAGAGCCTGGCGCTGGTGGGCCCTTCGGGCGCGGGCAAGTCCACCCTGCTGGAATTACTGCAGCGGTTTTACGATCCGCTCGGCGGACGCATTACCCTGGACGGCGTGGATATTCGGGAAATGGACACCGGCGCCCTCCGCAAATACATCGCGGTGGTTCCGCAGCAGCCAGCCCTGTTCACTGCCGATGTCTGGTACAACATCCGCTACGGCAAACCGGACGCAAGTGATGAAGAAGTGATTGCCGCCGCCAGGGCTGCCCATGCCGACGAATTTATCGAGCAATTGCCGGAGGGGTACAACAGTCACCTGGGCGAGCAGGGCACGCGACTCTCCGGGGGGCAGAAGCAGCGCATCGCGATTGCCCGTGCGATCCTGAAAGACCCGAAAATCCTCCTGCTGGATGAGGCCACCAGTGCGCTGGATGCGGAGAGCGAGTATCACGTCCAGCAGGCGCTGCAGACACTAATGAAGAACCGCACCACCATTATCATCGCGCATCGGCTGGCGACCATCCTGCACGCAGACAGTATTGCGGTGTTGGAGCGGGGGGCTCTGGTAGCGCAGGGCAGCCACCGGGAGCTTGTCGATATCTCACCGCTGTACAAGCGGCTTGCGGAGCTACAGTTTCAGGATTCAGAAAGGCGGATGCCAGATGGGGAGTAGAGGGGCGAGCAGACAAATACAGCACAAACAAAAACGGGCCCCGAAGGGCCCGTTTTTACATCAGCAGGGGATTAAACCACTACGATGTTTTCAGCCTGAGGGCCTTTAGCGCCCTGAGTTACGGTGAACTCAACGGCCTGGCCTTCGGTCAGAGTGCGGAAGCCGGTGCTGGCGATTGCACTGAAGTGTGCAAATACGTCCGGGCCGGACTGCTGCTCAATAAAAC
It includes:
- a CDS encoding DUF3574 domain-containing protein is translated as MKVLAAMLMLPVLAACSSQPAQRCRPGETLQFHDLLYFGTATIDSARPAVTEAEWTRFLDEVLTQHFPEGLTVLQATGQWRSGSGTIMREGSYVLSLVHPGNSNAEESITAVIQAYKAAFDQKAVLRVRNPACVAFR
- a CDS encoding ABC transporter transmembrane domain-containing protein, coding for MSKNTPPLGSPHNGTPSENNAANMSAREMMISLWQFMRPYKKVLFGAGVALVFTAGITLAIGQGVRLLVDQGLTGDSSEALAHAVLVLLVLAGLMALGTYARHYLVSWLGERVVADLRKAVFDHIVTLHPSYFETNRSGEIMSRLTTDTTLLQHIIGTSFSMALRSSLMFVGALILLLFTNLKLSLIVLIGVPLVLLPIVLYGRRVRKLSKASQDSIADVGSYAGEIIQHIKTVQSYTRERDEMRAFAAEVEIAFDVAKRRIRQRSLLIAVVILLMFGAVSGLLWVGGNDMIAGRMSSGDLAAFVFYAVMMGSAVATISEVYGELQRATGATERLMDLLHVESQIPASTGMGEADRPFSDAGGHVVFDGVDFSYPTRPDHPAIHHLDLDVPAGKSLALVGPSGAGKSTLLELLQRFYDPLGGRITLDGVDIREMDTGALRKYIAVVPQQPALFTADVWYNIRYGKPDASDEEVIAAARAAHADEFIEQLPEGYNSHLGEQGTRLSGGQKQRIAIARAILKDPKILLLDEATSALDAESEYHVQQALQTLMKNRTTIIIAHRLATILHADSIAVLERGALVAQGSHRELVDISPLYKRLAELQFQDSERRMPDGE
- a CDS encoding cold-shock protein, translating into MSNTVTGTVKWFDESKGFGFIEQQSGPDVFAHFSAIASTGFRTLTEGQAVEFTVTQGAKGPQAENIVVV